In Methanolobus chelungpuianus, a genomic segment contains:
- a CDS encoding mRNA surveillance protein pelota, which translates to MRVTNRSMRGREGEISVTAETLDDLWHLKYIIENGDLVFALTKRKADTASDKLRPEKAEKVNVRLGLRVEGLEFHRFSNRLRIHGVIEQGMDAGQHHTFNVEEGTNLSIIKTWKKDQLERIDEAEAASKRPKVVLVAVEEGDADIGLVRHYGIEMYSHICQSSGKGEGSLRDVFFHEIVEKLVTAAPGSEAIVVSGPGFTKEDFIKYLQSKQPELASRALVEDTSSIGMSGFQEVLRRGAVDRITEESRIARESTLMDELLREIAVQGKAAYGIEEVRAAQDYGSIETLLVADEFLREEREKGDIDSFLQSVEHSQGRIVIFSTIFEPGHKLLALGGIAALLRFRI; encoded by the coding sequence ATGCGTGTCACAAACAGAAGTATGAGGGGCCGTGAAGGCGAAATATCCGTAACAGCTGAAACTCTTGATGACCTGTGGCATCTGAAGTACATAATAGAGAACGGTGACCTGGTATTTGCCCTGACGAAAAGGAAGGCTGACACCGCAAGTGATAAGCTGAGGCCGGAGAAGGCAGAGAAGGTGAATGTGCGGCTTGGCCTGAGGGTTGAGGGCCTGGAGTTCCACAGGTTTTCCAACAGGCTGAGGATACACGGGGTCATTGAGCAGGGCATGGATGCGGGGCAGCACCATACGTTCAATGTTGAGGAAGGCACGAACCTGTCCATTATCAAGACATGGAAAAAGGATCAGCTTGAGCGCATAGATGAGGCGGAGGCAGCCTCAAAGCGTCCCAAGGTTGTGCTGGTCGCTGTGGAGGAGGGTGATGCGGATATCGGTCTTGTGCGCCATTACGGTATAGAGATGTACTCCCACATCTGCCAGTCCTCAGGTAAGGGGGAGGGTTCCCTCAGGGATGTATTCTTCCACGAGATAGTGGAGAAGCTCGTGACTGCAGCTCCTGGTTCCGAGGCTATAGTCGTTTCGGGCCCCGGATTCACGAAAGAGGATTTCATCAAGTATCTGCAGTCCAAGCAGCCTGAACTTGCTTCAAGGGCACTGGTCGAGGATACCTCGTCCATCGGGATGTCCGGTTTCCAGGAGGTTCTCCGAAGAGGTGCTGTGGACAGGATAACCGAGGAATCCCGGATAGCCAGGGAGTCCACCCTTATGGATGAACTGCTCAGGGAGATCGCTGTACAGGGAAAGGCTGCCTATGGGATAGAAGAGGTCAGGGCTGCCCAGGATTACGGTTCAATAGAGACGCTGCTGGTGGCTGACGAGTTCCTGCGTGAGGAAAGGGAAAAAGGGGATATCGATTCTTTCCTGCAGTCGGTGGAGCATTCCCAGGGAAGGATAGTGATATTCAGTACGATTTTCGAGCCGGGTCACAAGCTTCTCGCACTCGGGGGCATTGCTGCGCTCCTGCGGTTCAGGATATGA
- a CDS encoding DNA integrity scanning protein DisA nucleotide-binding domain protein produces the protein MDNIRSVVKAAIRLAEDLGSTAIIISGDVDQNDVRTEVPVFFTSRRPKSIIDHLVATSKGREEKLKEITDRIAQQATGRIDQIENISAVEHMLGELKEGLVVGIIETADSSAIVVHDLGENPLVKALKTCEERVQPDVMQAVLKIAFDIANMGREGKQVGTAFILGDVEEVMIRSHQIILNPYAGHRDEDRDVLNRNNWESVKEFAQLDGVFVISEDGKMEAAGRYLDVDARDIRLDKGLGGRHVSAAAISRDTVSIAITVSESGGVIHVYMDGKELMAIESTERAKCFQ, from the coding sequence GATCCACCGCCATTATAATTTCAGGTGATGTCGACCAGAACGATGTCAGAACGGAAGTACCTGTCTTCTTTACATCCCGCCGCCCAAAGAGCATCATAGATCACCTGGTCGCAACCAGTAAGGGCAGGGAAGAGAAGCTCAAAGAGATCACTGACAGGATAGCACAGCAGGCTACCGGCAGGATAGACCAGATAGAGAATATATCTGCTGTCGAGCATATGCTTGGCGAACTGAAGGAGGGTCTTGTTGTGGGGATTATAGAAACTGCAGATTCCAGCGCCATTGTCGTTCATGACCTGGGAGAGAACCCGTTGGTGAAAGCTTTGAAGACCTGTGAGGAGAGAGTTCAGCCTGATGTGATGCAGGCAGTGCTGAAGATCGCCTTTGATATAGCCAACATGGGCAGAGAGGGAAAGCAGGTGGGCACGGCGTTCATCCTGGGAGACGTAGAGGAAGTCATGATCCGTTCACACCAGATAATCCTCAACCCTTATGCAGGTCACAGGGACGAGGACAGAGATGTCCTTAACCGCAACAACTGGGAATCCGTAAAGGAGTTTGCACAGCTTGACGGCGTGTTCGTGATATCCGAGGACGGGAAGATGGAGGCCGCAGGAAGGTACCTGGATGTGGATGCCAGAGACATCAGGCTGGACAAGGGCCTTGGAGGGAGGCACGTCTCGGCAGCCGCCATAAGCAGGGACACCGTCTCCATAGCTATCACGGTCTCGGAATCCGGCGGAGTCATTCACGTCTACATGGACGGAAAGGAGCTCATGGCCATAGAGTCAACGGAAAGGGCAAAGTGCTTCCAATAA
- a CDS encoding acetate uptake transporter — protein MDGEVIIKDRTASPAATGFYGLGFAATFAGLLNMGMFSDALVVIAMAIFLGGFSELIAGWQLWKKGDTFGGTAFTIFGLWWLGFSYINLAPAGLWGAPLEAASATSMGFFTLIWGIIATLLTIVTLKIGVKGIILVFILLDLTFFSLAAVFFGVLPLVVAGAITLLVGLAALYLATALVMDEVGKIKIWY, from the coding sequence ATGGATGGAGAAGTAATTATAAAAGACAGGACTGCAAGCCCGGCAGCAACAGGTTTCTACGGACTGGGTTTCGCAGCAACATTTGCAGGTCTTCTGAACATGGGCATGTTCAGTGACGCACTGGTAGTAATTGCAATGGCAATATTCCTCGGAGGATTCTCCGAACTGATCGCAGGCTGGCAGCTATGGAAGAAAGGAGACACCTTTGGTGGCACAGCGTTCACAATCTTCGGTCTCTGGTGGCTCGGTTTCTCATACATCAACCTTGCTCCTGCAGGTCTCTGGGGTGCTCCGTTGGAAGCTGCAAGTGCAACCTCTATGGGATTCTTCACCCTCATATGGGGCATTATTGCAACCTTACTGACAATAGTCACACTTAAGATCGGTGTAAAAGGGATCATCCTTGTATTCATACTGCTTGACCTGACTTTCTTCAGCCTTGCAGCTGTGTTCTTCGGAGTACTGCCACTGGTCGTTGCAGGAGCAATAACCCTCCTCGTCGGTCTTGCAGCACTCTACCTTGCAACTGCACTGGTCATGGACGAAGTCGGCAAGATCAAGATCTGGTACTAA